A region from the Canis lupus dingo isolate Sandy chromosome X, ASM325472v2, whole genome shotgun sequence genome encodes:
- the LOC112668514 gene encoding protein MIS12 homolog yields the protein MEYNVILKKLGDLPGWEISPVQVRKCTEKFLGFMKGRFDNLFGKMEQLFLQLILHIPPNTLLPADKPQELHPCSEEEFRLLQEETEQLQEKCKTESGTKQALLAELEEQKIMQAQLKQTLVLFDELKNAGRDHGTSDFTESLVFLVQNSRKLQTIRDTVEREGKRKKIL from the coding sequence GTGATTCTGAAAAAGCTGGGTGACCTCCCAGGCTGGGAGATCAGCCCCGTCCAGGTTCGTAAATGCACAGAGAAGTTCCTCGGCTTCATGAAGGGACGTTTCGATAATCTTTTTGGCAAAATGGAGCAGCTGTTTTTACAGTTGATTCTGCACATTCCCCCAAACACTTTGCTTCCGGCAGACAAACCCCAGGAGCTGCATCCTTGTAGTGAGGAAGAGTTCCGGCTCCTCCAGGAGGAAACTGAACAGTTACAGGAGAAGTGCAAGACCGAATCAGGCACTAAGCAGGCCCTTCTCGCAGAATTAGAGGAACAAAAAATCATGCAGGCCCAACTTAAGCAGACACTGGTTTTGTTTGATGAGCTCAAAAATGCTGGCCGAGATCACGGGACTAGTGATTTCACGGAAAGCCTGGTGTTCCTGGTCCAGAACTCCAGAAAACTACAGACTATTAGGGACACCGTGGAAcgggaaggcaagagaaagaaaatactgtaa